The following coding sequences lie in one Phycicoccus duodecadis genomic window:
- a CDS encoding citrate synthase, with amino-acid sequence MTDGATLHAAGKQLDLPLVPATEGNSGYDISPLLKETGNVTLDAGFTNTASTTSAITYIDGDAGILRYRGYPIEQLAKSSTFLETSYLLIYGELPTAVELAGFEDRVREHTMLHEDLKGFFQGFPRDAHPMPVLSSAVSALSTFYQDSLDPFDKEQVEISTIRLLAKLPTIAAYAYKKSIGQPFLYPDNDLSLVENFLRMTFGVPATRYEIDPDIVKAVELLLVLHADHEQNCSTSTVRLVGSSHANLFASVSAGINALFGPLHGGANQAVLEMLERINGAEYTAEEFMTKVKNKEDGVRLMGFGHRVYKNYDPRAAIIKDTAHEILSKTSGGDELLEVAMRLEEIALADDCFVERKLYPNVDFYTGLIYKSMGFPTRMFTVLFALGRLPGWIAQWREMIEDPATKIGRPRQVYIGEGERDYIALDQR; translated from the coding sequence ATGACCGACGGAGCAACCCTCCACGCTGCGGGCAAGCAGCTCGACCTCCCCCTCGTGCCCGCCACCGAGGGCAACAGCGGCTACGACATCTCGCCGCTGCTCAAGGAGACCGGCAACGTCACCCTCGATGCCGGCTTCACCAACACGGCCAGCACCACCAGCGCCATCACCTACATCGACGGCGACGCGGGCATCCTGCGCTACCGGGGGTACCCGATCGAGCAGCTGGCCAAGAGCTCGACCTTCCTCGAGACCTCCTACCTCCTCATCTACGGCGAGCTCCCCACCGCGGTCGAGCTCGCCGGCTTCGAGGACCGGGTCCGCGAGCACACGATGCTGCACGAGGACCTCAAGGGCTTCTTCCAGGGCTTCCCGCGCGACGCGCACCCGATGCCGGTGCTCTCCTCGGCCGTCTCGGCGCTGTCGACCTTCTACCAGGACAGCCTCGACCCGTTCGACAAGGAGCAGGTCGAGATCTCGACCATCCGCCTCCTCGCGAAGCTGCCGACCATCGCGGCGTACGCGTACAAGAAGTCCATCGGGCAGCCCTTCCTCTACCCCGACAACGACCTGTCGCTGGTCGAGAACTTCCTGCGGATGACCTTCGGCGTGCCCGCCACCCGCTACGAGATCGACCCCGACATCGTCAAGGCCGTCGAGCTCCTGCTGGTGCTGCACGCCGACCACGAGCAGAACTGCTCCACCTCCACGGTGCGGCTCGTCGGCTCCTCGCACGCCAACCTCTTCGCCTCGGTCTCGGCCGGCATCAACGCCCTGTTCGGCCCGCTGCACGGCGGCGCCAACCAGGCCGTACTCGAGATGCTCGAGCGCATCAACGGCGCCGAGTACACCGCCGAGGAGTTCATGACCAAGGTCAAGAACAAGGAGGACGGCGTCCGGCTCATGGGCTTCGGCCACCGGGTCTACAAGAACTACGACCCGCGCGCGGCCATCATCAAGGACACCGCCCACGAGATCCTCAGCAAGACCTCCGGCGGTGACGAGCTGCTCGAGGTCGCGATGCGCCTCGAGGAGATCGCGCTCGCCGACGACTGCTTCGTCGAGCGCAAGCTATACCCGAACGTCGACTTCTACACCGGCCTCATCTACAAGTCGATGGGCTTCCCGACGCGGATGTTCACCGTCCTGTTCGCCCTGGGCCGCCTCCCCGGCTGGATCGCCCAGTGGCGCGAGATGATCGAGGACCCGGCCACCAAGATCGGCCGTCCCCGCCAGGTGTACATCGGTGAGGGCGAGCGCGACTACATCGCCCTCGACCAGCGCTGA
- a CDS encoding DivIVA domain-containing protein, giving the protein MTWSFLAALAAVATLAGAAWWLGRPRPDAPADGTPAPEGFATALRGYRMDQVDEVLDRLEARVADREREIAVLRGEARDETPGGPAAGAPTALATRALPDAPPDRPDRPVRPLRPARQGLSWAVAGTPRPWGRPDLLAPLAYLLVAAYVTMHLLTAVRTGYLSQGVQDQQAFEWYFGATAHNVATFSNPLISDLQNFPDGVNLMANAAVLGLGLPLTPLTLLAGPQVTFVLVELLGLALTASAWYWLFRRRLPVHPLAAFLGGLLAGFGPGMVSHANGHPNFVVQVLVPVILDRLLRLARGSARPVRDGVVLGLLVAWQVLIGEEVLLLTSVGVLVLLLGYLAAGWRPTLAALRGLGTGVGVALVITALPLWWQFLGPQSYTSIYHPPAGNDLAQLWGRASRTVGADPWAAAAVSMNRTEENSFFGIPLWGAAAATLVVLWRSVLVRVLAVVVVLSCWLSLGEELTLHGTPLGIPGPWALLEHVPVVENVLPTRFTLIALPAFAALLALGAEAARRAVLAVIGERVPALVVGIGVGAMVLLPVVPTPLVVDPRSPMPTFFSEGAWRDYVDDGGSILAVPPPDVADTRALEWQAEARWGFPVVAGYFVGPDGTAERGGRYGATPTALAGWLAEVAQSGVAQPAGPEQKARFDDDLRAGRVDALVLPVDRPAADALLASVSSVYGRPTTIGGVHVWDVREVTDGAR; this is encoded by the coding sequence GTGACCTGGTCGTTCCTCGCCGCGCTCGCCGCGGTCGCGACCCTCGCGGGCGCCGCCTGGTGGCTGGGTCGCCCCCGCCCCGACGCCCCCGCCGACGGGACCCCGGCGCCGGAAGGGTTCGCCACCGCGCTGCGCGGCTACCGGATGGACCAGGTCGACGAGGTCCTCGACCGGCTCGAGGCGCGGGTCGCCGACCGGGAGCGCGAGATCGCCGTGCTGCGCGGGGAGGCCCGCGACGAAACCCCCGGCGGGCCTGCGGCCGGCGCCCCCACCGCGCTGGCGACGCGGGCGCTCCCGGACGCACCGCCGGACCGCCCGGACCGCCCGGTCCGCCCGCTCCGCCCGGCCCGGCAGGGGCTCTCCTGGGCCGTCGCCGGCACGCCCCGCCCCTGGGGCCGTCCCGACCTGCTGGCCCCTCTGGCGTACCTGCTCGTCGCCGCTTACGTGACGATGCACCTGCTCACGGCGGTGCGCACCGGCTACCTGTCGCAGGGGGTGCAGGACCAGCAGGCCTTCGAGTGGTACTTCGGGGCCACCGCGCACAACGTCGCGACCTTCTCGAACCCGCTCATCAGCGACCTCCAGAACTTCCCCGACGGCGTGAACCTGATGGCCAACGCCGCCGTGCTGGGGCTGGGCCTGCCGCTCACCCCGCTCACCCTGCTGGCCGGCCCGCAGGTCACCTTCGTCCTGGTCGAGCTGCTCGGCCTGGCCCTCACCGCCTCGGCCTGGTACTGGCTGTTCCGCCGCCGGCTACCGGTGCACCCCCTCGCGGCCTTCCTCGGCGGCCTGCTGGCGGGCTTCGGCCCCGGGATGGTCTCGCACGCCAACGGCCACCCGAACTTCGTGGTGCAGGTGCTGGTGCCGGTCATCCTCGACCGGCTGCTGCGCCTGGCCCGTGGCAGCGCCCGCCCGGTCCGCGACGGCGTCGTCCTCGGCCTCCTGGTCGCCTGGCAGGTCCTCATCGGCGAGGAGGTGCTGCTGCTGACGTCCGTGGGGGTGCTCGTCCTCCTCCTGGGGTACCTGGCCGCCGGATGGCGCCCCACGCTGGCCGCCCTGCGCGGGCTCGGCACCGGCGTCGGCGTCGCGCTCGTCATCACCGCGCTGCCGCTGTGGTGGCAGTTCCTGGGGCCGCAGAGCTACACCTCGATCTACCACCCGCCGGCCGGCAACGACCTCGCGCAGCTCTGGGGCCGCGCGAGCCGCACGGTCGGCGCCGACCCCTGGGCGGCGGCCGCGGTGTCGATGAACCGCACCGAGGAGAACTCGTTCTTCGGCATCCCGCTGTGGGGGGCCGCCGCCGCCACCCTCGTCGTCCTGTGGCGCAGCGTCCTGGTGCGCGTGCTGGCCGTCGTGGTCGTGCTCTCGTGCTGGCTCAGCCTCGGCGAGGAGCTCACCCTCCACGGCACGCCACTGGGCATCCCGGGTCCGTGGGCCCTGCTCGAGCACGTCCCCGTGGTCGAGAACGTCCTGCCCACCCGCTTCACGCTCATCGCGCTGCCGGCGTTCGCCGCCCTGCTGGCACTGGGCGCCGAGGCCGCCCGCCGGGCCGTGCTGGCCGTCATCGGCGAGCGGGTGCCGGCCCTGGTCGTGGGCATCGGCGTCGGGGCCATGGTGCTGCTGCCCGTCGTGCCCACTCCGCTCGTGGTCGACCCGCGCAGCCCGATGCCCACGTTCTTCTCCGAGGGCGCCTGGCGCGACTACGTCGACGACGGTGGCTCGATCCTGGCCGTCCCCCCACCCGACGTGGCCGACACCCGGGCCCTCGAGTGGCAGGCCGAGGCGCGCTGGGGGTTCCCCGTCGTGGCCGGCTACTTCGTCGGTCCCGACGGCACCGCCGAGCGCGGGGGCCGGTACGGGGCCACCCCCACGGCCCTCGCCGGCTGGCTGGCCGAGGTCGCGCAGAGCGGCGTCGCGCAGCCCGCCGGCCCCGAGCAGAAGGCCCGCTTCGACGACGACCTGCGCGCCGGCCGGGTCGACGCCCTCGTCCTGCCGGTCGACCGGCCGGCCGCGGACGCCCTCCTGGCCTCGGTCTCGTCGGTCTACGGCCGGCCCACCACCATCGGCGGGGTCCACGTCTGGGACGTGCGGGAGGTGACCGATGGCGCGCGCTGA
- a CDS encoding TIGR00730 family Rossman fold protein: protein MRGSKVPGSTTDQRLLDSSDSADWLHTDPWRVMRIQSEFVTGFGALAELGPAVSVFGSARTRPDAPEYALGQEVGRALVEAGYAVITGGGPGAMEAANRGALEAGGTSVGLGIELPFEAGLNPHVDLGVNFRYFFARKTMFVKYACGFIVLPGGFGTLDELFEAVTLVQTQKVTSFPIVLVGAAYWGGLLDWLHDTAAAAGTLNAADLSLLTVTDDPHEAVGRIVEADHAGTRARAVAPKHPE from the coding sequence ATGCGCGGCTCGAAGGTGCCGGGCTCGACCACCGACCAGCGCCTGCTCGACAGCAGCGACTCGGCCGACTGGCTGCACACCGACCCGTGGCGCGTGATGCGCATCCAGTCCGAGTTCGTCACCGGCTTCGGGGCGCTGGCCGAGCTGGGGCCGGCCGTCAGTGTGTTCGGTTCGGCCCGCACCCGCCCCGACGCCCCCGAGTACGCGCTGGGCCAGGAGGTGGGGCGAGCCCTGGTCGAGGCCGGGTACGCCGTCATCACCGGCGGTGGCCCGGGCGCCATGGAGGCCGCGAACCGCGGCGCCCTGGAGGCCGGGGGCACCTCGGTGGGCCTCGGCATCGAGCTGCCGTTCGAAGCGGGGCTGAACCCGCACGTCGACCTCGGGGTCAACTTCCGCTACTTCTTCGCACGCAAGACGATGTTCGTGAAGTACGCCTGCGGGTTCATCGTGCTGCCGGGCGGCTTCGGCACCCTCGACGAGCTGTTCGAGGCCGTCACCCTCGTGCAGACCCAGAAGGTCACGAGCTTCCCGATCGTGCTCGTCGGCGCCGCGTACTGGGGCGGCCTGCTCGACTGGCTGCACGACACCGCCGCCGCCGCCGGTACCCTCAACGCCGCCGACCTGTCGCTGCTCACCGTCACCGACGACCCGCACGAGGCCGTGGGCCGCATCGTCGAGGCCGACCACGCCGGCACTCGGGCGCGCGCCGTCGCGCCGAAGCACCCGGAGTAG
- the dapC gene encoding succinyldiaminopimelate transaminase has translation MLTLPDFPWDSLAAAKERARAFSDPSLGEGAGTGLVDLSVGTPVDPTPSLVRQALAEAADAPGYPQTYGTADLREAVAAWFARRRGVPDLDPAGVLPTIGSKELVAWLPTLMGLGPGDVVAFPRVAYPTYDVGARLAGAVPMAVDGLTALGPLTPATTPKLLWLNTPGNPTGQVLGVEHLAKVVAWARQHGVVVASDECYAELDWRERDPGSTEPPTTPSVLDPRVCGGSHEGVLAVYSLSKQSNLAGYRAAVVAGDPALVARLLEVRKHAGMIVPWPVQRALVAALGDSRHVEEQKARYAARRALLRPAVEGFGLRVEHSEAGLYLWATADEDSRATLDRLAARGILVAPGDFYGAAGRRHVRIALTATDERVAAAARRLT, from the coding sequence GTGCTCACCCTTCCCGACTTCCCCTGGGACTCCCTCGCCGCCGCCAAGGAGCGCGCCCGCGCGTTCTCCGACCCCTCGCTGGGGGAGGGTGCCGGCACCGGGCTGGTCGACCTGTCGGTCGGCACCCCCGTCGACCCCACCCCGTCCCTGGTCCGCCAGGCGCTCGCGGAGGCCGCCGACGCCCCCGGCTACCCGCAGACGTACGGCACGGCCGACCTGCGCGAGGCGGTGGCGGCCTGGTTCGCCCGCCGGCGCGGCGTGCCCGACCTCGACCCGGCGGGGGTGCTGCCCACCATCGGCTCCAAGGAGCTGGTCGCCTGGCTGCCCACCCTGATGGGGCTGGGCCCGGGCGACGTCGTGGCCTTCCCGCGGGTGGCCTACCCCACGTACGACGTGGGGGCCCGGCTGGCGGGGGCCGTGCCGATGGCGGTCGACGGTCTCACCGCCCTCGGCCCCCTCACCCCGGCAACGACCCCGAAGCTGTTGTGGCTCAACACCCCCGGTAACCCCACCGGCCAGGTGCTGGGCGTCGAGCATCTCGCGAAGGTCGTGGCCTGGGCCCGCCAGCACGGCGTCGTGGTGGCCTCCGACGAGTGCTACGCCGAGCTCGACTGGCGCGAGCGCGACCCCGGCTCCACCGAGCCGCCGACGACCCCGTCGGTCCTCGACCCCCGGGTCTGCGGCGGCTCGCACGAGGGGGTGCTGGCGGTCTACTCCCTCTCGAAGCAGTCGAACCTGGCCGGCTACCGCGCCGCCGTCGTGGCCGGCGACCCCGCCCTGGTCGCACGGCTGCTCGAGGTCCGCAAGCACGCCGGGATGATCGTGCCGTGGCCGGTGCAACGGGCGCTGGTGGCCGCGCTCGGCGACAGCCGCCACGTGGAGGAGCAGAAGGCGCGCTACGCCGCCCGCCGGGCGCTGCTCCGCCCGGCGGTCGAGGGCTTCGGCCTGCGGGTCGAGCACTCCGAGGCGGGGCTGTACCTCTGGGCCACCGCCGACGAGGACTCCCGCGCCACCCTCGACCGGCTGGCGGCGCGCGGCATCCTGGTGGCGCCGGGTGACTTCTACGGCGCCGCCGGCCGCCGGCACGTGCGCATCGCGCTCACCGCCACGGACGAGCGGGTGGCGGCCGCCGCCCGTCGTCTGACCTGA
- a CDS encoding GNAT family N-acetyltransferase yields the protein MQTPEHGLAGVPPLGSRVVVRHRLPVPDPRTGATLTDVVGDLVHADPRHLVVRTRRGVVEVASADVTALKEVPPAPARRGAPHLALSVDDLQRVMVGAWPATETEHLGDWLLRAAEGFTGRANSVMTAGDPGLPLDAALDRVRAWYTARGLPSAVTVAGPVGLDVTQDPLGALLLERGHLPRVPTRTLTAAVTAVCASTADATAGTEVQCSTALDDDWFAAFSAYREAPRRAAEGVLTGSPDQVFARVRDASGAVVAIGRLGVAAAWGGIGAMWVAPSARRRGLASAVLGTLAREAAGRGVRSLHLQTDTDNVPALATYGAHGFRPHHDYVTLRRA from the coding sequence ATGCAGACGCCGGAGCACGGGCTCGCGGGGGTTCCGCCCCTCGGGTCGAGGGTGGTGGTCCGCCACCGCCTCCCGGTGCCCGACCCCCGCACGGGGGCGACCCTCACCGACGTCGTCGGCGACCTGGTCCACGCCGACCCCCGCCACCTCGTGGTGCGCACCCGCCGGGGCGTGGTCGAGGTCGCCTCGGCCGACGTCACGGCCCTGAAGGAGGTGCCTCCGGCGCCGGCGCGCCGCGGCGCCCCGCACCTCGCCCTGTCGGTCGACGACCTCCAGCGCGTGATGGTGGGGGCCTGGCCCGCCACCGAGACCGAGCACCTCGGCGACTGGCTGCTGCGGGCGGCCGAGGGCTTCACCGGACGGGCCAACTCGGTGATGACGGCCGGCGACCCGGGGCTCCCCCTCGACGCCGCGCTCGACCGGGTCCGGGCCTGGTACACCGCGCGCGGGCTGCCGTCGGCCGTCACGGTGGCCGGCCCCGTCGGGCTCGACGTCACGCAGGACCCGCTCGGCGCCCTGCTGCTCGAACGCGGCCACCTCCCCCGGGTCCCGACGCGCACGCTCACCGCCGCGGTCACGGCGGTCTGCGCCTCCACGGCCGATGCGACGGCCGGCACCGAGGTGCAGTGCTCGACCGCCCTCGACGACGACTGGTTCGCGGCCTTCTCGGCCTACCGGGAGGCCCCGCGCCGCGCGGCCGAGGGCGTCCTCACCGGTTCGCCCGACCAGGTCTTCGCCCGCGTGCGCGACGCCTCGGGCGCGGTCGTCGCCATCGGGCGACTCGGGGTGGCGGCCGCCTGGGGCGGCATCGGGGCCATGTGGGTGGCGCCGTCGGCCCGCCGGCGGGGGCTGGCCTCGGCCGTGCTAGGCACGCTGGCGCGCGAGGCGGCCGGGCGGGGGGTGCGTTCGCTGCATCTGCAGACCGA
- a CDS encoding DivIVA domain-containing protein: MVPVLLALVAVALIVAALAVASGRWAVDGLADATRSTPDHGLPSEPDAADVAAVRFDTAPRGYRMDEVDERLDRLRTTLAERERELADLRAQED, from the coding sequence GTGGTCCCGGTCCTGCTCGCCCTCGTCGCCGTCGCACTCATCGTCGCGGCGCTGGCCGTCGCGAGCGGCCGGTGGGCGGTCGACGGGCTCGCCGACGCCACCCGCAGCACGCCCGACCACGGGCTGCCCTCCGAGCCGGACGCCGCCGACGTGGCCGCCGTCCGGTTCGACACCGCCCCGCGCGGCTACCGGATGGACGAGGTCGACGAGCGCCTCGACCGGCTGCGCACGACCCTGGCCGAACGCGAGCGCGAGCTGGCCGACCTCCGGGCCCAGGAGGACTGA
- the dapD gene encoding 2,3,4,5-tetrahydropyridine-2,6-dicarboxylate N-succinyltransferase has protein sequence MSRTAWGHGLLTVHESGTVLDAWYPSPALGAVGGAGEIEAPRGLAQLVGTDAVRGVRRELRLVSIDLDAAPADTADAYLRLHLLSHRLALPNSISLDGLFGVLPNVVWTTQGPCAVEGFELTRARMLARGPVQVLGVDKFPRMVDYVVPSGVRIGDADRVRLGAHLASGTTVMHEGFVNFNAGTLGSSMVEGRISQGVVVGDGSDIGGGASTMGTLSGGGTERVSIGRRCLLGAEAGLGIALGDDCVVEAGLYLTAGTKVTLPDGTVAAARELSGQSGLLFLRHSVTGTVQARPRDGHGVVLNSALHAND, from the coding sequence ATGTCGCGCACCGCCTGGGGCCACGGCCTCCTCACCGTCCACGAGTCAGGGACCGTCCTCGACGCCTGGTACCCCTCGCCGGCTCTGGGCGCGGTCGGCGGCGCCGGCGAGATCGAGGCTCCCCGCGGGCTGGCGCAGCTCGTCGGCACCGACGCCGTGCGCGGCGTGCGGCGCGAGCTCCGCCTCGTGAGCATCGACCTCGACGCCGCCCCGGCCGACACCGCCGACGCCTACCTGCGCCTGCACCTGCTCTCGCACCGGCTGGCCCTCCCCAACAGCATCTCCCTCGACGGCCTGTTCGGCGTCCTGCCCAACGTCGTCTGGACCACCCAGGGCCCGTGCGCCGTCGAGGGCTTCGAGCTCACGCGCGCCCGGATGCTGGCCCGGGGCCCGGTGCAGGTCCTCGGCGTCGACAAGTTCCCGCGGATGGTCGACTACGTGGTGCCGTCGGGGGTGCGCATCGGCGACGCCGACCGCGTCCGGCTCGGGGCACACCTGGCGAGCGGCACCACCGTCATGCACGAGGGCTTCGTCAACTTCAACGCCGGCACCCTCGGCTCCTCGATGGTCGAGGGGCGCATCAGCCAGGGTGTCGTCGTCGGTGACGGGTCCGACATCGGCGGGGGCGCCTCCACCATGGGCACGCTGTCGGGCGGCGGCACGGAACGGGTCAGCATCGGCAGGCGTTGTCTGCTCGGAGCCGAGGCCGGGCTCGGCATCGCCCTCGGTGACGACTGCGTCGTCGAGGCCGGGCTGTACCTGACCGCCGGCACCAAGGTCACCCTGCCCGACGGCACCGTCGCCGCGGCGCGTGAGCTGTCGGGGCAGAGCGGCCTGCTGTTCCTGCGGCACTCCGTCACCGGCACCGTGCAGGCCCGGCCCCGCGACGGCCACGGCGTCGTCCTGAACTCCGCCCTGCACGCCAACGACTGA
- a CDS encoding peptidoglycan-binding protein produces MSLRTTLAATGTSAALVAAVATAAPASAALPAVDMARVVVAGQVEPRCGQTAGLSDNPSTVRVQQALTARGISTTADGWYGSGTTGSYATWQRRLGYSGIDANGLPGTGSLTKLGANRFTVAHPVTVGSRTDTYGGRRVNTRTRQMLAAADAKLPFAIRLTQGSYNPGGVGASAGTHDGGGVVDVTVTGLTTTQRWQLVRALRTVGFAAWLRTPAQGFAYHVHAVAIGDPDLWQQDGGHVARDQVCDYWRGRNGLASHAADNTPSAYRVAFTWWERYRGI; encoded by the coding sequence ATGTCACTCCGCACCACACTCGCCGCGACGGGCACCTCCGCCGCCCTCGTCGCCGCGGTGGCCACCGCCGCCCCGGCGTCGGCCGCCCTACCGGCGGTCGACATGGCCCGCGTGGTCGTCGCCGGCCAGGTCGAGCCCCGCTGCGGCCAGACCGCCGGGCTGTCCGACAACCCCTCGACGGTGCGCGTGCAGCAGGCGCTGACGGCCCGCGGCATCTCCACCACGGCCGACGGCTGGTACGGCAGCGGCACCACCGGCTCGTACGCCACCTGGCAGCGCCGCCTCGGGTACTCCGGCATCGACGCCAACGGCCTCCCCGGCACCGGTTCGCTGACGAAGCTGGGGGCCAACCGGTTCACCGTGGCCCACCCCGTGACCGTCGGCTCGCGTACCGACACCTACGGCGGCCGGCGGGTCAACACCCGCACCCGGCAGATGCTGGCGGCGGCCGACGCGAAGCTGCCCTTCGCCATCCGCCTCACGCAGGGCAGCTACAACCCGGGCGGGGTGGGCGCCTCGGCAGGCACCCATGACGGCGGCGGGGTGGTCGACGTGACCGTGACCGGCCTCACCACCACCCAGCGCTGGCAGCTGGTGCGGGCGCTGCGCACCGTCGGGTTCGCGGCCTGGCTGCGCACCCCCGCCCAGGGCTTCGCCTATCACGTGCACGCGGTGGCCATCGGCGACCCCGACCTCTGGCAGCAGGACGGTGGCCACGTGGCGCGCGACCAGGTCTGCGACTACTGGCGCGGGCGCAACGGCCTCGCGAGCCACGCCGCCGACAACACCCCGAGCGCCTACCGCGTCGCATTCACCTGGTGGGAGCGCTACCGGGGCATCTGA
- the fdxA gene encoding ferredoxin — translation MTYVIAQPCVDLKDKACIEECPVDCIYEGERSLYIHPDECVDCGACEPVCPVEAIYYEDDVPEQWAEYYKANVEFFDDLGSPGGAAKLGVIPKDHPIIADLPPQEHAE, via the coding sequence ATGACGTACGTGATCGCGCAGCCCTGTGTGGACCTCAAGGACAAGGCCTGCATCGAGGAGTGCCCCGTGGACTGCATCTACGAGGGCGAGCGCAGCCTGTACATCCACCCCGACGAGTGCGTCGACTGCGGCGCCTGCGAGCCGGTCTGCCCGGTCGAGGCCATCTACTACGAGGACGACGTCCCCGAGCAGTGGGCCGAGTACTACAAGGCCAACGTCGAGTTCTTCGACGACCTGGGCAGCCCCGGCGGGGCGGCGAAGCTCGGGGTCATCCCCAAGGACCACCCGATCATCGCCGACCTGCCCCCGCAGGAGCACGCCGAGTGA
- a CDS encoding SRPBCC family protein, producing the protein MAFTIRRDSTLERGPAWDAVTDLAEHTRHVPLTEVSVPAGGLALGSEVSAVTRLGPLAGADRMLVTALEPGRRLRLVKTGWFLRGWADIEVHDTPGGSRVEWTEELWLPGLQRLTRPVGDRLGPLLFGRVVEALVAGAEERRPSAPEEAG; encoded by the coding sequence ATGGCCTTCACCATCCGCCGCGACAGCACGCTGGAACGGGGGCCGGCCTGGGACGCCGTCACCGACCTGGCCGAGCACACCCGGCACGTCCCCCTCACCGAGGTCTCGGTGCCCGCGGGCGGCCTCGCGCTCGGCTCGGAGGTCTCGGCCGTCACCCGCCTGGGGCCCCTCGCCGGGGCCGACCGCATGCTCGTCACCGCCCTCGAGCCGGGGCGGCGCCTGCGCCTGGTCAAGACCGGCTGGTTCCTGCGCGGCTGGGCCGACATCGAGGTGCACGACACCCCCGGGGGCTCGCGCGTGGAGTGGACCGAGGAGCTCTGGCTCCCCGGGCTGCAGCGCCTGACCCGGCCCGTCGGCGACCGACTGGGCCCGCTGCTGTTCGGGCGGGTCGTCGAAGCCCTCGTCGCCGGTGCCGAGGAGCGCCGCCCGTCGGCCCCCGAGGAGGCCGGGTGA
- the dapE gene encoding succinyl-diaminopimelate desuccinylase, translating into MAASTPSLDLTDDVTTLTARLCDIPSVSLEEAPLADAVEAALRALGRLEVTRIGNTVVARTELGRAERVVLAGHIDTVPLTSDPENLPTRRVAGPGGDVLWGRGTVDMKGGVAVTLRVAQQLAEPNRDVTYVFYEAEEIDSRYNGLLHVQEQAPELVEDADFAVLLEPTDARIEGGCKGTLRATVTTKGIASHSARPWKGHNAIHDAADVLARLVAYRPATREVDGLEFREALNAVGIQGGIAGNVIPDRCVVTVNYRYAPSLSESDAEAHVRGVFDGFDVEVHDNAGGARPGLHLPAARAFVESLGVPVEAKQGWTDVARFSAMGVPAVNFGPGDPNLAHMDDEQCPVEQYGACEAALLRWLG; encoded by the coding sequence ATGGCTGCGAGCACCCCCTCCCTGGACCTGACCGACGACGTCACGACGCTCACGGCGCGCCTGTGCGACATCCCCTCGGTGAGCCTGGAGGAGGCCCCGCTGGCCGACGCCGTCGAGGCGGCGCTGCGCGCGCTGGGGCGCCTCGAGGTCACCCGCATCGGCAACACCGTCGTCGCCCGCACGGAGCTGGGCCGGGCCGAACGGGTGGTCCTGGCCGGCCACATCGACACGGTCCCGCTCACCAGCGACCCCGAGAACCTCCCCACCCGCCGCGTCGCGGGCCCCGGCGGTGACGTCCTCTGGGGACGGGGCACCGTCGACATGAAGGGCGGGGTGGCCGTGACGCTGCGGGTCGCGCAGCAGCTGGCCGAGCCCAACCGCGACGTCACCTACGTCTTCTACGAGGCCGAGGAGATCGACAGCCGCTACAACGGCCTGCTGCACGTCCAGGAGCAGGCGCCCGAGCTGGTCGAGGACGCCGACTTCGCCGTCCTGCTCGAGCCCACCGACGCCCGCATCGAGGGCGGGTGCAAGGGGACGCTGCGCGCGACCGTCACGACCAAGGGCATCGCGTCGCACTCGGCCCGCCCCTGGAAGGGCCACAACGCCATCCACGACGCCGCCGACGTACTGGCGCGCCTCGTGGCGTACCGGCCCGCCACCCGCGAGGTCGACGGCCTGGAGTTCCGCGAGGCCCTCAACGCCGTGGGGATCCAGGGCGGCATCGCGGGCAACGTCATCCCCGACCGTTGCGTCGTCACCGTGAACTACCGCTACGCCCCCTCGCTGAGCGAGTCCGACGCCGAGGCCCACGTGCGTGGGGTGTTCGACGGCTTCGACGTCGAGGTGCACGACAACGCCGGGGGCGCCCGTCCCGGCCTGCACCTCCCGGCCGCGCGGGCGTTCGTGGAGTCCCTCGGCGTGCCGGTCGAGGCCAAGCAGGGCTGGACCGACGTCGCGCGCTTCTCGGCGATGGGCGTGCCGGCGGTCAACTTCGGCCCCGGCGACCCCAACCTGGCCCACATGGACGACGAGCAGTGCCCGGTCGAGCAGTACGGCGCGTGCGAGGCGGCCCTGCTGCGCTGGCTCGGCTGA